A single region of the Marmota flaviventris isolate mMarFla1 chromosome 10, mMarFla1.hap1, whole genome shotgun sequence genome encodes:
- the Hapln2 gene encoding hyaluronan and proteoglycan link protein 2 — protein sequence MPGGLTLPALCRLLLPWAFAIFHKALGDSAFHPGPHYLLPPIHEVIHSRRGATATLPCVLGASPPSYKVRWSKVEPGELRETLILITNGLHARGYGPLGGRSRMRRSHRLDASLVIEGVRLEDEGRYRCELVNGIEDESLALTLRLEGVVFPYQPSRGRYQFNYYEAKQACEEQDGRLATYSQLYQAWTEGLDWCNAGWLLEGSVRYPVLTARAPCGGRGRPGIRSYGPRDRKRDRYDAFCFTSALAGQVFFVPGRLTLSEAHAACRRRGAVVAKVGHLYAAWKFSGLDQCDGGWLADGSVRFPITAPRPRCGGLPDPGVRSFGFPRPQQAAYGTYCYAE from the exons ATGCCAGGTGGCCTCACCCTTCCTGCACTGTGCCGACTCCTTCTCCCTTGGGCCTTTGCCATCTTCCACAAAGCCCTGGGGGATTCAG CATTCCACCCGGGCCCCCACTACCTCCTGCCCCCCATCCACGAGGTCATTCACTCTCGTCGTGGGGCCACGGCCACGCTACCCTGCGTCCTGGGCGCCTCGCCTCCCAGTTACAAGGTACGCTGGAGCAAAGTGGAGCCCGGGGAGCTCCGGGAGACACTGATCCTCATCACCAACGGACTGCACGCCCGGGGCTATGGGCCTCTGGGAGGGCGCTCCAGGATGCGTAGGAGCCATCGCCTGGACGCCTCCCTGGTCATCGAGGGCGTGCGCCTGGAGGACGAGGGCCGGTACCGCTGCGAGCTGGTCAACGGCATCGAGGACGAGAGCTTGGCGCTGACTTTGCGCCTGGAAG GTGTGGTGTTTCCCTACCAACCCAGCCGCGGCCGGTACCAGTTCAATTACTACGAGGCGAAGCAGGCGTGCGAGGAGCAGGACGGACGCCTGGCCACTTACAGCCAGCTGTACCAGG CGTGGACCGAGGGGCTGGACTGGTGTAACGCGGGCTGGCTGCTGGAGGGCTCCGTGCGCTACCCGGTGCTCACCGCGCGCGCTCCGTGCGGCGGCCGAGGGCGGCCGGGCATCCGCAGCTATGGGCCACGCGACCGCAAGCGCGACCGCTACGACGCCTTCTGCTTCACCTCGGCTCTGGCAG GCCAGGTGTTCTTCGTGCCTGGGCGACTGACGCTCTCTGAAGCGCACGCGGCGTGCCGGCGGCGCGGGGCGGTGGTAGCCAAGGTCGGGCACCTCTACGCCGCCTGGAAGTTCTCGGGGCTGGACCAATGCGACGGCGGCTGGCTGGCGGATGGCAGCGTGCGCTTCCCCATCACTGCTCCGCGGCCGCGCTGCGGGGGCCTCCCGGACCCCGGGGTGCGCAGCTTCGGCTTCCCCAGACCCCAGCAGGCGGCCTACGGGACCTACTGCTACGCGGAGTAG
- the LOC114079602 gene encoding G patch domain-containing protein 4, whose protein sequence is MSITPEVKSRGMKFAEEQLLKHGWTQGKGLGRKENGITQAIKVTLKQDTHGVGHDPAKEFTNHWWNELFNKTAANLVVETGQDGVQIRRLSKETTHNRPKPNMLYQKFMKTATLTSGGEKPDRNLESSSDDDSQGPRPPKILTDEMLLQACEGRTAHKAARLGITMKAKFARLEAQEQAFLAHLKGQVSEASQPQSESQPPNPPKKKRKQKEPRATEQSVDEEHPEHTEHSTRKSKKKKRRHQEEEVSDERGSGEDEAAGPSGLEEPGSREQARQSLKKRKKKKRQHREGEEGEEETGVLGGEGRGKDPASGVGRKEVTSRAHRDPCRRDKKKKKQRWHKEDLSVADGDGEETAPEGAAREAGSSPCGNRSKKKRQQCRKEEEVSEVSCEGDNDRTEEIENRGKKRRRQQLREERRRVSTDQSTTKKKQKKRD, encoded by the exons ATGAGCATCACCCCAGAGGTCAAGAGTCGTGGGATGAAGTTTGCTGAGGAGCAGCTGCTAAAGCATGGATGGACTCAAG GCAAAGGACTAGGCCGGAAGGAAAATGGCATCACCCAGGCCATCAAGGTGACTCTGAAGCAAGATACTCATGGG gtgggacatgATCCTGCCAAGGAGTTCACAAACCACTGGTGGAATGAGCTTTTCAACAAGACTGCAGCCAACTTGGTAGTAGAAACTGGGCAG GACGGAGTGCAGATAAGACGCCTTTCCAAGGAGACCACTCATAATCGTCCCAAGCCTAACATGCTGTATCAGAAGTTCATGAAG ACGGCCACGCTGACTTCGGGTGGAGAGAAGCCAGACAGAAACTTGGAGAGCAGCAGTGATGACGACAGCCAGGGGCCCAGACCCCCAAAGAT CCTGACTGATGAGATGCTGCTCCAGGCCTGCGAGGGGCGAACAGCACACAA GGCTGCACGTCTTGGGATCACAATGAAGGCCAAGTTTGCTCGGCTAGAGGCCCAGGAGCAGGCCTTCCTGGCTCATCTTAAAGGCCAGGTCTCTGAGGCCTCTCAGCCACAGTCTGAAAGCCAGCCTCctaacccccccaaaaagaaaaggaaacagaaagagccTAGAGCAACTGAGCAGAGTGTGGATGAGGAGCACCCAGAACACACTGAGCACAGCACcaggaaaagcaaaaagaagaaaagacgaCATCAAGAAGAAGAGGTCTCAGATGAGAGAGGGAGTGGAGAGGACGAGGCCGCGGGGCCCAGTGGGCTCGAAGAACCCGGGAGCAGAGAGCAAGCCCGTCAGTCtcttaagaaaaggaagaagaagaagaggcagCACCgtgaaggggaggagggggaggaagagacgGGGGTGTTGggtggagaaggaagagggaaggatcCTGCAAGTGGTGTCGGGAGAAAGGAGGTGACGAGCAGAGCGCACAGGGACCCCTGCCGcagagacaagaaaaagaaaaagcagcgGTGGCATAAGGAGGACTTGAGCGTGGCTgatggggatggggaggagaCTGCTCCAGAGGGTGCAGCCAGGGAAGCAGGAAGCTCGCCCTGCGGTAACAGAAGCAAGAAGAAGAGACAGCAGtgcaggaaagaggaggaggtcTCAGAGGTAAGCTGTGAGGGTGACAATGACAGGACTGAGGAAATAGAGAACAGAGGTAAGAAGAGGAGGCGGCAACAACTCAGGGAGGAGAGAAGGCGAGTCAGCACTGACCAGAGCACcacaaagaagaaacagaagaagagAGACTGA